A genomic segment from Kyrpidia tusciae DSM 2912 encodes:
- a CDS encoding cation diffusion facilitator family transporter, giving the protein MQHHHGPESDHVHDHSIHVAQDKLKQALVLAFVVLLAEVVGGLWSNSLALLSDAVHMLTDVFALFIAWWAVRKSQSPPTGAMTFGYHRTAILAALFNAVTLIVVAVVIGTEAYRRLNHPEPVNSMVLLATAAVGVIVNLYIGWGMRDASHNLNIRSAMLHVLGDAAASGGVILGGLIIMTTGWTLVDPIISVLIAMTVAVGAWRVTRHSCLVLMEATPPSVDFGQVAKAIQSIPGIRSLHDLHIWSLSSNRHAMSVHVVVDGCLTVASTQHLIQEVENLAEERFGIGHVTVQIECPESPHDEEDMFALDRNWSRH; this is encoded by the coding sequence ATGCAACACCACCACGGCCCGGAATCGGACCATGTCCACGACCACTCGATTCACGTCGCCCAGGACAAACTCAAACAAGCCCTGGTCCTGGCATTCGTCGTGCTTTTGGCGGAAGTTGTCGGAGGCCTATGGTCAAACAGCCTGGCCTTGCTCAGCGACGCCGTGCACATGCTCACCGACGTGTTCGCCCTCTTTATCGCTTGGTGGGCCGTGCGAAAATCCCAGAGTCCGCCCACGGGCGCCATGACCTTCGGCTACCATCGCACGGCCATCCTCGCCGCTCTCTTCAACGCCGTCACCCTCATCGTCGTGGCCGTTGTGATTGGCACCGAAGCTTATCGGCGGCTGAACCATCCGGAACCCGTCAATAGCATGGTTCTCCTCGCCACGGCGGCAGTGGGCGTCATCGTCAATCTGTACATCGGCTGGGGCATGCGAGATGCTTCTCACAACCTCAACATCCGCAGTGCCATGTTGCACGTGCTCGGGGACGCCGCGGCCTCGGGCGGCGTGATCCTCGGCGGTCTGATCATCATGACCACGGGATGGACCCTGGTCGACCCCATTATCAGCGTCCTCATCGCCATGACCGTCGCCGTCGGGGCATGGCGGGTGACCCGGCATTCCTGCCTTGTCCTCATGGAGGCCACGCCGCCTTCGGTGGATTTTGGCCAGGTGGCCAAAGCTATCCAGAGCATTCCGGGCATCCGCAGCCTCCATGATCTGCACATTTGGAGCCTTTCATCCAATCGCCACGCCATGAGCGTTCACGTGGTGGTCGACGGCTGTCTCACCGTCGCCAGCACGCAACATTTGATCCAGGAAGTGGAGAACCTTGCCGAAGAACGCTTTGGCATTGGCCACGTCACGGTCCAGATCGAATGTCCGGAATCCCCCCACGATGAGGAGGATATGTTTGCCCTGGACCGGAACTGGTCCCGGCACTGA
- a CDS encoding GAF domain-containing sensor histidine kinase produces MSDQTRYLRLAQITQLINSNFDLRAVLEHVVTAISEEIIQCTAVGIYLAEPNGTFRGFVGKPDQIAGITLDQLVADPTKDALIAQVVSERKMIYIPDTALDPRPDRDVIMRFQMRSLLVVPISFDHELFGLAFLFNHGSPMYLSREEIESITAYVNMAAVALRNAKLFQHANALLTEKQLLIDALHHLSLCKTIEEVLNVCFRFVSRAVDNPNIGIHIADAIGARFRPVRLNRSADWTEQDWKAVHQKLQLNYEEDLLFQDVIRSKRSALVPDVEKDPRPNREACERFGIRGVYMIPLVVAGDVLGVVAVVSLGVPRTYTETQMHLAESIVDATSTALSNAMRFEQLEAIVRQRTTELKEKNRMLENLVEELRKLSTRTTLILDSVTEGIYELDENGRITFCNPAAARLVGREPGEIIGLPQHDVFWHGKSEDKGCTLAACPILSPIQTGQPIQATDELFRRKDGSTFPVDYVSTPMRDGGRIQGAVVVFKDVTERKRSEELMIKSEKLSVVGQLAAGVAHEIRNPLTALKGFVQLLQSNVHTKDEYFNIMLSELDRIELIINELLILAKPVDVQFQFHDLKVLIETVVALLRTQAILSNVQIATDCDPALPAVLCDENRLKQVLVNLLKNAIEAMPRGGQIVVQARQEDDRTILIRVIDEGMGIPEDSLPRLGEPFFTTKEKGVGLGLTMSYQIIESHGGQMHFESEVGAGTTVEILLPIDPRAANNRAAVDAEVSCQSKLQGLLGSMAKR; encoded by the coding sequence ATGTCCGATCAAACCCGATACCTGCGGCTCGCCCAGATTACCCAGTTGATCAATTCGAACTTTGATTTGCGAGCCGTGTTAGAACACGTGGTCACCGCCATCTCCGAGGAGATCATCCAGTGCACGGCGGTCGGGATCTATTTGGCGGAGCCCAATGGCACCTTTCGGGGGTTCGTGGGGAAACCTGATCAGATCGCGGGAATCACCCTGGATCAACTGGTGGCGGACCCGACAAAAGACGCCCTCATCGCCCAAGTGGTATCGGAAAGAAAGATGATTTACATACCGGACACCGCCCTGGACCCTCGTCCAGACCGCGACGTCATTATGCGGTTCCAGATGAGATCCCTTCTGGTTGTGCCCATCTCTTTCGATCATGAATTATTCGGCCTCGCCTTTCTGTTCAACCACGGTTCTCCCATGTACTTGAGCCGGGAGGAAATTGAGTCCATCACGGCTTATGTGAACATGGCCGCCGTGGCCCTGCGCAATGCAAAACTTTTTCAACACGCCAACGCTCTGCTGACGGAAAAGCAGCTGCTCATCGATGCCCTGCATCACCTATCCCTGTGTAAAACCATCGAAGAAGTCCTCAATGTCTGTTTCCGTTTTGTCAGCCGGGCTGTGGACAATCCCAACATCGGCATTCACATCGCCGACGCCATCGGGGCCCGGTTTCGCCCGGTCCGGCTCAACCGCAGCGCCGACTGGACCGAGCAAGATTGGAAAGCGGTTCACCAAAAATTGCAACTGAATTATGAAGAAGATCTTTTATTCCAAGACGTTATCCGGAGCAAACGTTCCGCCTTGGTGCCCGATGTGGAGAAGGATCCCCGGCCCAACCGCGAGGCCTGTGAGCGATTTGGCATTCGGGGTGTGTACATGATCCCCCTCGTGGTGGCCGGGGACGTACTCGGCGTCGTCGCAGTGGTCAGCCTTGGCGTCCCACGCACCTACACCGAGACCCAAATGCACCTGGCCGAATCCATTGTAGACGCGACCTCTACGGCATTGTCCAACGCCATGCGTTTTGAACAACTCGAAGCCATTGTACGTCAGCGAACCACCGAGCTCAAAGAGAAAAACCGCATGTTGGAGAACTTGGTGGAGGAACTGCGCAAGCTCTCCACCCGGACGACCTTAATCCTGGATTCGGTTACCGAAGGAATCTACGAGTTGGACGAGAATGGAAGGATCACTTTCTGCAATCCCGCAGCGGCCCGCCTGGTCGGGCGCGAGCCGGGGGAAATCATCGGCCTCCCGCAACACGATGTCTTCTGGCACGGAAAGAGCGAAGACAAAGGCTGCACCCTCGCTGCGTGCCCCATCCTGTCTCCCATCCAAACCGGCCAACCGATCCAGGCCACCGATGAATTGTTCCGGCGCAAAGACGGATCCACCTTTCCGGTGGATTATGTGAGCACGCCGATGAGGGACGGTGGAAGGATCCAAGGGGCTGTGGTGGTCTTCAAAGATGTCACCGAAAGGAAGCGCTCCGAAGAACTGATGATTAAATCGGAAAAGCTGTCGGTAGTGGGACAGCTCGCGGCGGGGGTAGCCCATGAGATCCGCAACCCCCTCACGGCTTTGAAGGGGTTCGTCCAGTTGCTGCAATCCAATGTGCACACAAAGGACGAATATTTCAACATCATGCTCTCCGAGTTGGACCGGATCGAGTTGATCATCAACGAACTGCTGATCCTGGCGAAACCCGTGGACGTACAGTTTCAATTTCACGACCTCAAGGTGTTAATCGAGACGGTGGTCGCTCTTTTGCGTACTCAGGCTATCTTGAGCAACGTTCAAATCGCCACTGACTGTGATCCGGCCCTCCCCGCCGTTCTCTGCGACGAAAACCGTCTCAAGCAGGTGCTGGTGAATTTATTAAAAAACGCGATAGAGGCAATGCCCCGCGGCGGACAGATCGTGGTACAAGCCAGGCAAGAGGACGATCGGACCATTCTTATCCGGGTCATCGATGAAGGGATGGGGATCCCCGAAGACAGCCTGCCCCGCCTGGGGGAGCCCTTTTTCACCACCAAAGAGAAAGGGGTGGGTTTAGGATTGACCATGAGTTACCAGATCATCGAGAGTCACGGAGGACAGATGCATTTTGAAAGTGAGGTGGGGGCGGGGACCACGGTGGAGATTCTGCTCCCCATCGATCCCCGCGCCGCGAACAACCGTGCCGCCGTGGATGCCGAAGTGTCCTGCCAGTCCAAGTTACAGGGGCTGCTGGGTTCAATGGCCAAAAGATGA
- a CDS encoding response regulator transcription factor, producing MNRKPRNILIVEDEQKLRDVVASYLKKAGYHPLQAARGDEAWDLLQREPVALVVLDLLLPDTPGEELCKKIRAHTSVPILMLTAKAGETDRIRGLSLGADDYVTKPFSPRELVARIQAILRRVSPEELLADTVTFRNGELVIDAGRQEVYRKGVLVPLTPFEYRLLLTLARHPDRPLTREDLILKLGGFDYEGDVRTIDQHIKNLRQKIEPNPKNPSYILTVFGVGYKFAPGSP from the coding sequence GTGAATCGGAAACCGAGAAACATTCTCATTGTCGAAGACGAGCAGAAACTGCGGGATGTGGTCGCTTCCTACCTGAAGAAGGCCGGTTACCACCCGCTTCAAGCGGCGAGGGGAGACGAGGCGTGGGACTTATTGCAACGGGAGCCCGTAGCTTTGGTAGTCCTGGACCTCCTGCTGCCAGATACGCCCGGAGAAGAATTGTGCAAAAAGATCCGCGCCCACACTTCAGTCCCCATCCTCATGCTCACGGCAAAAGCCGGGGAAACGGACCGCATACGCGGCTTGTCCCTTGGGGCCGACGATTATGTGACAAAACCCTTCAGCCCCCGGGAACTTGTGGCCCGAATTCAAGCCATTCTCCGCCGGGTGTCCCCTGAAGAGCTGTTGGCGGACACCGTCACCTTTCGCAATGGCGAACTGGTGATCGACGCCGGGCGCCAGGAAGTCTACCGCAAAGGGGTGCTTGTCCCGCTGACCCCCTTCGAATACCGCCTTCTCCTGACTCTCGCCCGCCATCCGGATCGCCCGTTGACCCGGGAAGACTTGATTCTCAAACTGGGCGGGTTCGACTACGAGGGGGATGTGCGTACCATCGACCAGCATATCAAGAATTTGCGGCAGAAGATCGAACCCAATCCGAAAAACCCGAGCTATATCCTCACGGTCTTCGGGGTCGGCTATAAATTTGCGCCGGGGTCGCCGTAA
- a CDS encoding sensor histidine kinase, with product MVRFESLRTRLTAFFLAAAAGSTLMTGLIVLVEAHYHVQMYERQVKEGGYAVHALNVHLEQALQQSVGWTSIGMVILAGAVSVYVARRIAGPLVEMTRTAGRMAAGELDVRVAATGRDEVAKLGRALNHLAEALARQEDSRKTMTADIAHELRTPLATLKSHLEAFLDGVWEPDEARLRGCYEEIERLIRLVRDVEALAELEAPGFRLQPTRVNLCDVLGRAVALYRPSYFQKGVDLAMECAGPVWAEADPERLTQVVTNLLSNALKATPQEGKVTVSAETAGVWRVIRIQDTGRGIPPQELAKVFERFYQVGQRRSRDGGAGIGLTIVKRLVEAHGGRVQIHSELGKGTMVRVDLPGFGSSSDLHNSPVP from the coding sequence GTGGTTCGTTTCGAGAGTCTCCGAACCCGATTGACCGCCTTTTTTCTCGCCGCGGCCGCCGGGAGCACCCTGATGACCGGCCTCATCGTACTCGTCGAGGCACATTATCATGTTCAGATGTATGAGCGGCAGGTCAAAGAGGGCGGTTACGCGGTGCACGCTTTAAATGTTCACCTCGAACAAGCCCTGCAGCAGTCGGTGGGGTGGACGTCCATCGGCATGGTCATTCTCGCCGGTGCGGTCAGCGTGTACGTGGCCAGGCGGATTGCCGGGCCCTTGGTGGAAATGACCCGGACCGCGGGGCGGATGGCAGCCGGGGAATTGGACGTTCGTGTAGCGGCGACGGGCCGGGATGAGGTGGCGAAATTGGGGCGCGCCCTGAACCATCTGGCCGAGGCCCTCGCCCGCCAGGAGGACTCGCGGAAAACGATGACGGCGGATATCGCCCACGAATTGCGGACCCCTCTGGCGACGTTAAAAAGCCACCTCGAAGCCTTTTTGGATGGGGTGTGGGAGCCCGATGAGGCTCGCCTGCGCGGTTGCTACGAGGAGATTGAGCGGCTGATTCGCCTGGTCCGGGATGTGGAGGCGCTGGCGGAGTTGGAGGCTCCCGGCTTTCGTTTACAGCCCACGAGGGTGAATTTGTGCGATGTATTGGGCCGGGCGGTTGCCCTTTATCGCCCGAGTTATTTTCAAAAAGGTGTCGATCTTGCGATGGAGTGCGCAGGGCCGGTGTGGGCGGAAGCTGATCCCGAGCGATTGACCCAGGTGGTGACCAATCTTCTGTCCAATGCGCTCAAAGCGACGCCCCAAGAGGGAAAGGTTACGGTGAGCGCGGAGACCGCCGGGGTTTGGCGGGTGATCCGGATTCAGGATACCGGGAGAGGAATACCACCCCAAGAGCTGGCGAAGGTGTTTGAACGATTTTACCAGGTGGGCCAGCGGCGTTCCCGCGATGGGGGGGCGGGGATTGGACTGACCATCGTGAAGCGGCTTGTCGAGGCGCACGGCGGAAGGGTGCAGATTCACAGCGAGTTGGGAAAGGGAACGATGGTACGGGTGGACTTGCCCGGCTTCGGTTCTTCATCGGATCTTCATAACTCTCCTGTACCTTAA